A region of Chitinophaga flava DNA encodes the following proteins:
- a CDS encoding TonB-dependent receptor, whose amino-acid sequence MKSILLKACLGTLLLCMSLFQVTTAQTPTTITGTVTDKTSRSGMPGVTVAVKGVATGTITGNGGNFQLKTTHSLPLTLVFTYVGYQSTERVVSSADEKVAISLSSTEILGQEVVVAASRVQESILQSPVSIEKLDARALKASPAPSFYDALANLKGVEMSTQSLTFKSVNTRGFNSNGNTRVLQLNDGMDNQAPGLNFSVGNMVGIPELDLDNVELIPGAASALYGPNALNGIVLMTSKNPFQYQGLSAQVKTGFLNDKGRTNATTGFYDVSVRYAHAFNNKWAFKLNVGYLKADDWQAYDKRDQSLANGHTLQDGTRANNEGYNGVNVYGDENTVNMNTVLGGGMLAQQLAGISAMFGGKVTPDQIFKAAIPAANRANITRTGYNESDVVDYNTKNMKLNAALHYKINEKLEALIQGSYGTGTTVYTGADRYSLKNFSMGQYKVELRGSDFYVRAYTTQERSGDSYAGGTLASGINEAWKPSSVWYSQYFSTYAAQSLGTFAQAYGAALARGASDADAYAAAQNTVNTAMPTFFQNARAKADSGRFLPGTPEFNAAAEQVKNKPIPGDAKGVGAKFTDKTNLYQLEFMYNFHNLIKFAEILVGGNYRRYALNSEKTLFAVNDNGDEFRINEYGGYVQVMKKLIDDHLKLTGSLRYDKNMNFAGQFSPRLSAVYTFLQTHNLRVSYQTGFRIPHNQDQYIDLVTPQAHLIGGLPFLRERYGLTTGPVFTLQSIQAGAPKQYTFREFKPERIQAYEIGYKALVAKKLLIDAYIYKNDFKNMNGIQILIKPASGTTPQQVFSLPVSAEETVKSWGWALGLDYSLPLNFTAGGNISYNELSNQKDLGSFIAMYNTPKVRYSLNAGNRNIAGSNIAVNVVWKWQQSYVWQSSFVGPNVNTAGLSEIPAFGTLDAMISKFFPKAKTTVKLGGVNILNKAYVQSWGNPTIGAQWYVSLGYNL is encoded by the coding sequence ATGAAAAGCATTCTATTGAAGGCATGTTTGGGCACCCTGTTGCTATGTATGTCCTTATTCCAGGTTACGACAGCCCAAACGCCAACAACTATTACCGGTACTGTAACAGATAAAACTTCCAGAAGCGGTATGCCGGGAGTTACTGTAGCTGTGAAGGGTGTCGCAACCGGCACCATAACAGGCAATGGCGGCAACTTCCAGCTGAAGACCACACATTCCCTCCCATTGACCCTTGTATTTACCTATGTGGGCTATCAAAGCACCGAAAGAGTAGTCAGCAGTGCTGATGAAAAAGTAGCTATCTCCCTCAGTTCAACCGAAATTCTGGGCCAGGAAGTAGTGGTGGCCGCCAGCCGTGTGCAGGAAAGCATTCTGCAATCGCCGGTGTCCATCGAAAAACTGGACGCACGTGCTTTAAAAGCCTCTCCTGCCCCCAGCTTCTATGATGCTCTCGCCAACCTGAAAGGCGTGGAAATGAGCACACAGAGTCTCACCTTCAAATCAGTCAATACACGTGGTTTCAACAGCAATGGTAACACCCGTGTGCTGCAATTGAATGATGGTATGGACAACCAGGCCCCCGGCCTCAACTTCTCCGTGGGCAACATGGTGGGCATTCCTGAGCTGGACCTCGACAACGTAGAACTGATACCTGGCGCCGCTTCTGCCCTCTATGGCCCCAACGCGCTGAATGGTATTGTACTGATGACCAGCAAAAATCCCTTCCAGTACCAGGGACTCAGCGCCCAGGTAAAAACCGGCTTCCTGAATGACAAAGGCCGTACCAACGCTACTACCGGCTTTTATGATGTGTCTGTACGTTATGCGCATGCCTTCAACAACAAATGGGCATTCAAATTAAACGTAGGTTATCTCAAAGCAGACGACTGGCAAGCTTATGATAAACGTGACCAGAGCCTTGCCAATGGCCATACCCTGCAGGACGGCACCCGCGCCAACAACGAAGGCTACAATGGTGTGAACGTGTATGGCGATGAAAATACTGTCAACATGAACACAGTACTTGGCGGTGGTATGCTCGCTCAGCAACTGGCTGGTATTTCGGCCATGTTTGGGGGTAAAGTAACACCTGACCAGATCTTCAAAGCTGCTATCCCGGCTGCCAACAGGGCCAATATCACCCGTACCGGCTATAACGAGTCTGACGTGGTGGACTATAATACCAAAAACATGAAACTTAATGCCGCTCTCCACTATAAAATCAATGAAAAACTGGAAGCACTGATCCAGGGTAGCTATGGTACTGGTACGACCGTGTATACAGGCGCCGACCGCTACTCTCTGAAGAATTTCAGTATGGGTCAGTATAAAGTGGAATTAAGAGGCTCCGATTTTTATGTGAGAGCTTATACTACACAGGAAAGGTCAGGTGACAGTTATGCCGGCGGCACATTGGCCTCAGGTATCAATGAAGCCTGGAAACCCAGCTCTGTATGGTATTCCCAATATTTCTCCACCTACGCCGCACAATCCCTGGGTACTTTTGCACAGGCGTATGGTGCAGCACTCGCAAGAGGTGCTTCTGACGCAGACGCCTATGCGGCAGCTCAAAATACCGTTAACACCGCGATGCCCACTTTCTTCCAGAACGCCAGAGCTAAAGCCGATTCCGGTCGATTCCTCCCCGGTACTCCGGAGTTTAATGCAGCCGCTGAACAGGTGAAAAATAAACCGATCCCAGGCGATGCCAAAGGTGTTGGTGCGAAGTTTACTGATAAAACCAATCTGTATCAGCTGGAATTTATGTACAACTTCCACAACCTGATAAAATTCGCTGAAATCCTCGTTGGTGGTAACTATCGCCGCTATGCACTGAACTCCGAAAAAACCCTGTTCGCTGTTAATGATAATGGCGATGAGTTCCGTATCAATGAATACGGTGGTTATGTACAGGTCATGAAAAAACTGATAGACGACCATCTGAAACTCACCGGCTCTCTGCGTTACGACAAGAATATGAACTTCGCAGGCCAGTTCAGCCCTCGTTTATCTGCTGTATATACTTTCCTGCAAACACATAACCTGCGTGTTTCCTATCAGACCGGTTTCCGTATCCCGCACAACCAGGACCAGTATATAGACCTGGTTACGCCACAGGCGCACCTGATTGGTGGTCTGCCGTTCCTGCGTGAACGTTATGGTTTGACTACAGGCCCTGTATTTACACTGCAATCAATACAAGCCGGCGCACCTAAACAGTATACTTTCCGTGAATTCAAACCAGAGAGAATACAGGCTTATGAAATCGGCTATAAGGCACTGGTAGCGAAAAAACTGCTGATAGATGCGTATATCTATAAAAATGATTTCAAAAACATGAACGGTATCCAGATCCTCATCAAACCAGCTTCCGGCACCACTCCTCAACAGGTGTTCTCCCTGCCTGTAAGTGCCGAAGAAACTGTTAAATCATGGGGATGGGCACTGGGACTGGATTACAGCCTGCCGCTCAACTTTACCGCCGGTGGTAACATTTCCTACAATGAGCTGAGCAACCAGAAAGACCTGGGTAGTTTTATTGCCATGTACAACACGCCTAAAGTACGTTACAGCCTGAATGCCGGCAACCGCAACATTGCCGGTTCTAATATAGCCGTAAACGTTGTATGGAAATGGCAACAGTCTTATGTATGGCAATCTTCCTTCGTAGGACCCAACGTAAATACTGCAGGACTGAGCGAGATTCCGGCTTTCGGCACTCTCGATGCCATGATCAGCAAATTCTTCCCCAAAGCCAAAACAACGGTTAAACTGGGCGGTGTCAACATCCTTAACAAAGCTTATGTGCAATCCTGGGGCAACCCCACTATCGGAGCACAATGGTATGTTTCATTGGGATACAACCTCTAG
- the metX gene encoding homoserine O-acetyltransferase MetX has product MSVKVFHSKAPFRLESGQVLPELHIAYHTYGTMQADGSNVVWVCHALTANSDVADWWSGLIGHDRVIDPARHFIVCANIIGSCYGSSGPHTVNPDTETPWFHSFPAITIRDMVQAHRLLREHLQIQRIDLLVGGSMGGYQVLEWALTEPEIISRLFLLCTGAAESAWGIAIHTAQRLSIEADSTWKDDTYSAGHNGLKAARAIGMVTYRNYQTFMRTQSDPDKEKTDGFRASSYISYQGDKLVKRFNAQSYWLLTKAMDSHNIARGRHEDISTSLSHIQQPVLLIGISSDILCPPEEQRLLATYLPHATYHEIDSSYGHDGFLIEFEKIGKILSHWNCDAYDLSDDRTKWEL; this is encoded by the coding sequence TTGTCTGTAAAGGTTTTTCACAGCAAAGCACCGTTCCGGTTAGAGTCCGGTCAGGTATTACCTGAATTACATATCGCCTATCATACATATGGCACCATGCAAGCAGATGGCAGCAATGTCGTATGGGTATGTCATGCGCTGACGGCCAACAGTGATGTTGCCGACTGGTGGAGTGGTCTTATCGGCCATGACCGCGTTATTGATCCTGCCAGACATTTTATCGTCTGCGCTAATATCATTGGCTCCTGTTATGGCAGCTCGGGTCCGCATACTGTCAATCCTGACACTGAAACCCCCTGGTTCCATTCCTTCCCGGCTATTACTATCCGTGATATGGTACAGGCACACCGTCTGCTGCGTGAACACCTGCAGATACAGAGGATAGACCTCCTCGTAGGCGGCTCCATGGGCGGTTATCAGGTACTGGAATGGGCTCTCACAGAACCGGAGATCATCAGTCGCCTGTTCCTGCTTTGTACCGGTGCAGCAGAAAGCGCCTGGGGCATTGCTATCCACACTGCGCAACGACTCTCCATTGAAGCCGACAGCACCTGGAAAGATGACACCTACAGTGCCGGCCACAACGGTCTTAAAGCCGCCAGAGCCATTGGTATGGTCACTTACCGTAACTACCAGACCTTTATGCGCACCCAGTCTGATCCTGATAAAGAGAAAACAGATGGTTTCCGCGCATCCTCCTATATTAGCTACCAGGGCGACAAACTGGTAAAACGCTTCAATGCACAATCCTACTGGCTCCTCACCAAAGCCATGGACAGTCACAACATCGCCCGCGGACGTCATGAAGATATCAGTACCTCCCTCTCCCATATCCAGCAGCCCGTATTGCTGATCGGTATCAGCAGCGATATTCTCTGCCCTCCCGAGGAACAACGATTGCTGGCCACCTATCTGCCTCATGCAACCTATCACGAAATAGATTCGTCATATGGCCATGATGGTTTCCTCATTGAGTTTGAGAAGATCGGAAAAATACTCTCCCACTGGAACTGTGATGCGTATGATCTTTCTGATGACCGGACGAAATGGGAGCTGTGA
- a CDS encoding OsmC family protein, protein MKIALQRVDDGFNMEAVDEGGHKVLMDSSIENGGKNNGVRPMQMIIMGLGGCSAIDVLMILKKQRQEVKDFRIEIEADREKGKEPALWETAHIIFHFTGNIDPDKAARAVELSMNKYCSVAETLRQANTKLTWEVKLNA, encoded by the coding sequence ATGAAAATAGCATTACAAAGAGTAGACGACGGATTCAACATGGAAGCCGTAGACGAAGGCGGTCATAAAGTGTTGATGGATTCATCCATTGAAAATGGAGGAAAGAACAACGGAGTAAGACCAATGCAAATGATCATCATGGGCCTTGGTGGCTGCTCTGCCATCGATGTGCTGATGATCCTGAAAAAACAACGTCAGGAAGTGAAGGATTTCCGTATCGAAATCGAAGCAGACAGAGAGAAAGGAAAAGAACCAGCATTATGGGAAACAGCACATATCATCTTTCACTTTACTGGTAACATCGATCCGGACAAAGCTGCCCGTGCAGTAGAACTGTCCATGAATAAATATTGCTCTGTAGCCGAAACCCTGCGTCAGGCCAATACCAAACTGACCTGGGAAGTGAAACTGAATGCCTAA
- a CDS encoding reverse transcriptase family protein has product MAEGLTRQQLYDRIRASSKEEYILEEMTRLGFWAQNSSQPSLPETLIRKEGELRRELNELLAERQKYRNKEKMLADMRKERMAKAKQKRAETKKRNEEERIARAAAWAEKKQQDILYLGEEVSAGLNKVTPDEAQLTKFGLPVFKDATALANAMGITLGKLRFLAFNRKVSNSSHYQRFQIPKKSGGTRVISAPMPQLKAAQHWILENILYKIKNSDAAHGFVPGKSIVTNAAPHIGQDIVINIDLRDFFPSIPYKRVKGLFCKLGYAEQVASILGLICTEPEVDEILLDNRRYFVAKTERHLPQGAPTSPAITNLICFKLDRRFEGLAAKYGYAYTRYADDMTFSAKAAVADKAGQVLWAIKQVVKEEGFTIHPDKLKVMRKGDKREVTGIVVNEKLSLDRETLRRFRALLHQISKTGLAGKSWGKGKNIISSIEGYANYVYMVKPEQGAKLKATLTALLQREDIKAQARSLWTGEQAPAQQQAGPASQADTTKTTDTTATTQAPPASNPSSSAKTEKPWWDIL; this is encoded by the coding sequence ATGGCCGAAGGCTTAACCCGTCAACAGCTGTACGACAGGATACGTGCATCCTCCAAAGAGGAATACATATTGGAAGAAATGACCCGTCTGGGTTTCTGGGCACAAAACTCGTCCCAGCCATCCCTACCGGAAACGCTTATACGTAAAGAAGGTGAGCTGCGCCGCGAACTGAATGAGCTGCTGGCAGAAAGACAAAAATACCGCAACAAGGAAAAAATGCTGGCCGACATGCGCAAGGAACGCATGGCCAAAGCCAAACAGAAACGCGCAGAAACAAAGAAACGCAACGAAGAAGAAAGGATAGCCCGCGCTGCCGCCTGGGCCGAAAAAAAACAACAGGACATCCTGTACCTGGGTGAAGAAGTGTCTGCCGGACTGAATAAAGTAACACCCGATGAAGCACAGCTGACTAAATTCGGATTACCGGTGTTCAAAGACGCTACCGCACTAGCCAACGCTATGGGGATCACACTAGGGAAACTGCGCTTCCTGGCCTTCAACCGTAAAGTGTCTAACAGCAGCCACTATCAGCGCTTTCAGATACCTAAAAAATCCGGTGGAACCCGTGTGATCTCTGCACCCATGCCACAACTGAAAGCCGCACAACACTGGATACTGGAGAATATACTCTATAAGATAAAAAACAGCGATGCCGCGCATGGCTTCGTTCCTGGTAAGTCTATTGTCACCAATGCCGCTCCGCACATCGGTCAGGATATTGTGATCAATATTGACCTGCGTGACTTTTTCCCTTCCATCCCTTACAAAAGAGTAAAAGGGCTGTTCTGTAAACTGGGTTATGCCGAACAGGTGGCTTCCATCCTGGGACTTATCTGTACAGAACCGGAAGTAGACGAAATCCTGCTCGATAATCGCAGGTACTTTGTAGCTAAAACAGAGCGTCATCTCCCGCAGGGAGCGCCTACCAGCCCAGCCATCACCAATCTCATCTGCTTCAAACTGGACCGCCGTTTTGAAGGACTGGCAGCAAAATACGGTTACGCCTATACGCGGTATGCCGATGATATGACCTTCTCCGCCAAAGCAGCTGTAGCAGACAAAGCCGGACAGGTATTATGGGCTATCAAACAGGTCGTGAAAGAAGAAGGCTTCACCATCCATCCTGATAAGCTGAAGGTGATGCGCAAAGGGGATAAGCGGGAAGTAACCGGTATTGTTGTCAATGAAAAGCTCAGTCTCGACAGAGAAACCTTGCGCCGTTTCCGTGCGTTGTTGCACCAGATCTCTAAAACAGGTCTGGCCGGCAAAAGCTGGGGCAAAGGCAAAAATATCATCAGCAGTATAGAAGGGTACGCGAACTACGTATATATGGTAAAACCCGAACAGGGTGCCAAACTGAAAGCTACACTTACAGCACTGCTGCAAAGGGAGGATATCAAAGCCCAGGCCCGCAGCCTGTGGACAGGTGAACAGGCGCCTGCGCAACAGCAAGCTGGTCCTGCCTCCCAGGCCGATACGACAAAAACAACTGATACTACAGCAACCACTCAGGCTCCGCCTGCCAGCAATCCTTCATCATCGGCTAAAACAGAAAAGCCATGGTGGGATATTCTGTAG